A genomic region of Candidatus Methylacidithermus pantelleriae contains the following coding sequences:
- a CDS encoding DUF309 domain-containing protein — MAAKTERVSRLLSSQPGNGGWDPRYRVFFQLLEQSRYYEAHDVLEDLWLQRRKEPDGNFYKALIQVAGAFVHATKGRWEPARKLLVLASGYFAQYPAMVAGLPPQELARWCRNTAQDWQDNPPVDLPPFPFLPEGPPPSPAPQQAQVSG, encoded by the coding sequence ATGGCAGCAAAAACCGAGCGAGTCAGTCGCCTTTTATCCAGTCAGCCAGGAAACGGCGGTTGGGATCCACGATATCGAGTGTTTTTCCAGCTGTTGGAACAGTCCCGTTACTATGAGGCCCACGATGTTCTGGAAGATCTCTGGTTACAACGGCGCAAAGAACCGGACGGCAACTTTTACAAAGCGCTGATTCAAGTAGCTGGTGCGTTTGTCCATGCGACAAAAGGAAGATGGGAACCTGCTCGAAAACTCCTAGTCCTTGCTTCGGGCTATTTTGCCCAGTATCCAGCCATGGTGGCGGGTCTTCCCCCGCAAGAGCTTGCACGCTGGTGCCGGAATACGGCTCAGGACTGGCAGGATAACCCGCCAGTGGATTTGCCACCTTTTCCCTTCTTGCCGGAAGGGCCCCCACCGTCCCCAGCTCCTCAGCAGGCACAGGTGTCCGGCTAG
- a CDS encoding ExbD/TolR family protein, producing the protein MRFFPRKRRVPVVNIVSLIDILVIVLIFFVVTTTFRKEEPVVQIELPRSGQAKFSPMDAPVVIYVTADERIFLNDTPIEPDRLGPELKERRARDPTCQFVLKASKRAPFQTIVHVMDAAKFAGIAALPTITQEEPQRP; encoded by the coding sequence ATGCGATTTTTCCCACGGAAGCGCCGGGTCCCTGTCGTTAACATCGTCTCGCTTATCGATATCCTTGTCATTGTGCTCATCTTTTTTGTTGTCACCACTACCTTTCGAAAAGAAGAGCCGGTCGTTCAAATCGAACTACCCCGTTCGGGCCAAGCCAAATTTTCTCCCATGGACGCACCGGTTGTCATCTATGTGACCGCCGATGAGCGAATTTTCCTTAACGACACGCCGATTGAACCTGACCGCTTGGGTCCCGAGCTCAAAGAGCGGAGGGCGCGAGATCCTACCTGCCAGTTCGTCTTAAAGGCAAGTAAACGGGCACCCTTCCAAACGATCGTGCACGTGATGGACGCCGCAAAATTTGCGGGTATCGCTGCGTTGCCTACCATTACCCAAGAAGAACCACAACGACCGTGA
- a CDS encoding MotA/TolQ/ExbB proton channel family protein — MVQLFLKGGPVMWPLLILSLVTVAVIVERVLFIVRDRFREEPQTLARVLSLIEEGKTEQALQLGRKSRDPLVEVAMRALEYPGGSGVRIFLEEAMEAQLQKHERGLVILDTAVTLGPLLGLLGTVTGMMRAFGMVGSTDLAGQQAVITGGVAESLIAVSFGLVVAIVAIVPLNLFGARAERVRRRLESVAYRLEIALSRELMGREIQPAGVSISKAIS, encoded by the coding sequence ATGGTACAACTTTTCCTTAAGGGGGGCCCTGTCATGTGGCCCCTATTGATTTTATCCTTGGTGACGGTTGCGGTCATCGTGGAGAGGGTCCTTTTCATCGTCCGGGACCGGTTTCGAGAGGAACCCCAGACTTTGGCGCGAGTACTTTCCCTCATTGAGGAAGGAAAGACAGAACAGGCCTTACAACTGGGCAGGAAGAGCCGGGATCCACTGGTCGAGGTGGCGATGCGAGCCCTGGAGTATCCAGGGGGATCGGGCGTTCGCATTTTCCTGGAGGAAGCCATGGAAGCCCAGCTGCAAAAGCACGAACGAGGTTTAGTCATCCTTGATACAGCTGTCACGCTGGGGCCGCTCTTGGGACTCCTTGGGACCGTCACCGGGATGATGCGGGCCTTTGGAATGGTTGGCTCAACCGACTTGGCAGGACAACAAGCAGTGATCACAGGGGGTGTTGCTGAGTCTCTGATTGCTGTCTCTTTTGGACTTGTGGTTGCCATTGTCGCCATTGTGCCCCTGAACCTTTTTGGTGCCCGCGCCGAAAGGGTCCGCCGCAGGCTTGAGTCGGTTGCCTATCGCCTGGAAATAGCCCTCTCGAGGGAGCTTATGGGAAGAGAAATCCAGCCTGCCGGAGTTTCCATCTCGAAAGCGATCTCTTAG
- a CDS encoding chlorite dismutase family protein translates to MVDSPLRAREGLFVLHLFYDWDRTVWGRLSPKEKEVACARLGERLKDFRSGEQCQVVSLACIGRADVGWILLSPELHSLQQLEKDLERIPGPGVLRPVYAFFSMTERSEYLPTEEEVVQGLANRGIPPGSSQWESELAEARQRQKYLTEMRLYPTLPDWPFVSFYPMRKKRVPGANWYALSFEERRKLMQGHGSIGRKYQGKVLQMVTGATGFEEWEWGVTLFSQDPAEIKSIVYEMRFDPVSAWYGEFGPFFCGLQLPLPDLWVRLGLLG, encoded by the coding sequence ATGGTTGATAGTCCCCTGCGAGCTCGGGAGGGCCTTTTTGTCCTCCATCTTTTCTATGACTGGGATCGGACCGTTTGGGGGAGGTTGAGCCCCAAGGAAAAGGAAGTGGCCTGTGCCCGCCTGGGCGAGCGGCTAAAGGATTTTCGCTCGGGAGAGCAGTGCCAGGTTGTGTCACTAGCGTGCATCGGTCGGGCGGATGTGGGTTGGATCTTGTTGAGCCCGGAACTCCATTCTCTTCAGCAATTGGAGAAAGATCTCGAGAGGATTCCAGGCCCCGGTGTGTTGCGGCCTGTATATGCGTTTTTCTCCATGACGGAGCGCTCGGAATATCTTCCCACTGAGGAAGAAGTGGTTCAGGGTCTAGCAAACCGTGGGATTCCTCCGGGAAGTTCGCAGTGGGAGTCGGAACTGGCGGAGGCTCGGCAGCGGCAAAAGTATCTTACTGAGATGCGACTTTATCCCACCTTGCCGGATTGGCCGTTTGTCTCCTTTTACCCTATGCGCAAGAAACGGGTTCCCGGAGCTAACTGGTATGCCCTTTCCTTTGAGGAACGGCGAAAGCTCATGCAGGGTCATGGAAGCATTGGCCGGAAGTATCAGGGAAAGGTCCTGCAAATGGTCACCGGAGCGACCGGTTTTGAAGAGTGGGAATGGGGGGTCACCCTTTTTTCCCAGGACCCAGCCGAAATCAAATCGATTGTGTATGAAATGCGATTTGACCCTGTAAGCGCGTGGTACGGAGAATTTGGGCCGTTCTTTTGTGGCCTGCAGCTCCCTCTCCCAGATCTTTGGGTGCGTCTTGGTCTTCTTGGCTAA
- the def gene encoding peptide deformylase, whose amino-acid sequence MILPIVLYGNPILRKKGEPVQRFDDTLRRLAQDMVETMHAHKGVGLAAQQVGVALQVAVIDVRGVTDRPSSFIADGKKIPVADWMPLVLINPKLELTKSKEPSEEGCLSFPGLRLTVPRARRVLVRCQDLEGRPLVFEASGFLSIVIQHEWDHLMGRLFIDYLDPMERQSLREILDKIREGTVLPPA is encoded by the coding sequence GTGATTTTACCCATCGTCCTTTACGGAAATCCGATCCTTCGGAAAAAGGGGGAACCAGTCCAGCGCTTCGACGATACCTTGCGGCGACTCGCGCAGGATATGGTTGAGACCATGCACGCCCATAAAGGGGTGGGCTTGGCAGCACAGCAGGTCGGCGTGGCCCTGCAAGTAGCCGTGATTGACGTCCGGGGGGTAACCGATCGGCCCTCCAGTTTCATTGCTGACGGCAAGAAAATTCCCGTTGCCGATTGGATGCCTCTGGTTCTCATCAACCCGAAGTTGGAATTAACCAAAAGTAAAGAGCCTTCTGAAGAAGGCTGCTTAAGCTTCCCTGGTCTACGACTGACCGTCCCCCGTGCCCGCCGGGTGCTGGTGCGGTGTCAAGATCTTGAGGGAAGACCTCTGGTCTTTGAGGCTTCCGGGTTTCTGTCCATCGTGATCCAGCATGAATGGGATCACCTAATGGGAAGGCTTTTCATCGATTACCTGGACCCGATGGAGCGACAATCGCTGCGGGAAATCCTGGACAAAATTCGCGAGGGAACAGTCTTACCACCCGCCTAG
- a CDS encoding glutaredoxin family protein, which produces MHDLLGFPMLESMARVVLYVRTGCPWCAEVEKILDRYGLSYDRVDILRNPQGGRRLAKMIGKAKTPALEWDDEVLAAFSEAELKSFLELRGIV; this is translated from the coding sequence TTGCACGACTTGCTGGGGTTTCCCATGCTTGAGTCCATGGCTCGGGTGGTTCTTTATGTCAGAACAGGGTGTCCTTGGTGCGCGGAGGTGGAAAAAATTTTGGATCGATATGGCCTTTCCTATGACCGGGTGGATATTCTTCGCAACCCCCAGGGTGGTCGAAGACTTGCCAAGATGATTGGCAAGGCGAAAACACCTGCCCTGGAGTGGGACGATGAGGTGTTAGCGGCGTTTAGCGAAGCGGAGCTCAAAAGCTTCTTGGAATTACGGGGAATCGTTTGA
- a CDS encoding biosynthetic peptidoglycan transglycosylase: MATMVFAPMDRSEKLSKKPLTQSRQSSVNGLPYLGRPPFRKIVLQKIPVVSTRMDAGRKHPWLPYVSCLGAGFLFLVLLGLAFGIFLPLPPSLDNPLTNQRGSGSDTNARASSSLTLRVPLSLVSPWLIRATIAAEDRNFWKHHGVDFWATLRALRDALRYGKAVSGASTITQQLIKISENPPRPRTLLTKLREMILAVRLECRWTKERILEEYLNRLYYGNDQIGCAAAARFYFGKDVGRLTAAEAALLAGIPQAPARLNPYVHWERARRRQRWILGQMLAHQFLSQEQYRRALGETVQLLPHELGGSLRGSRQPLRGLGALR; the protein is encoded by the coding sequence ATGGCAACTATGGTCTTTGCGCCAATGGATCGATCGGAAAAGCTATCCAAGAAGCCTTTGACTCAGTCCCGGCAGTCCTCGGTCAACGGGCTTCCTTACCTAGGGCGTCCGCCGTTTAGAAAGATCGTACTTCAAAAGATTCCCGTTGTCTCGACTCGCATGGACGCTGGGCGAAAACATCCTTGGTTGCCGTATGTCTCCTGCCTGGGGGCTGGCTTCCTTTTCCTTGTGCTCCTTGGTCTGGCTTTTGGGATTTTCCTCCCACTCCCGCCCAGTCTCGATAATCCCCTTACCAACCAAAGGGGATCCGGTTCGGACACCAACGCAAGAGCTAGCTCTTCGCTGACCCTTCGCGTTCCCCTTTCGCTGGTTTCTCCCTGGCTCATCCGAGCCACCATCGCAGCGGAGGATCGCAACTTCTGGAAGCATCATGGCGTAGATTTCTGGGCGACCCTCCGCGCCCTGCGGGATGCGCTCCGCTACGGAAAAGCAGTCTCAGGGGCCTCTACGATTACGCAGCAGTTAATTAAGATTAGTGAAAACCCTCCCAGACCGAGAACGTTGCTGACCAAACTTCGGGAAATGATCCTTGCAGTTCGCCTTGAGTGTCGATGGACGAAAGAACGGATTTTAGAGGAATACCTAAACCGTCTTTATTATGGCAATGACCAGATAGGGTGCGCGGCGGCGGCTCGATTCTACTTTGGGAAAGACGTCGGGCGATTGACGGCTGCAGAAGCTGCCCTACTGGCAGGCATTCCTCAAGCTCCTGCTCGTCTTAATCCCTACGTTCACTGGGAAAGGGCTCGGAGACGGCAGCGATGGATTTTGGGACAAATGCTGGCCCACCAATTCCTCTCGCAGGAACAATACCGCAGGGCTTTGGGGGAGACGGTCCAGTTGCTCCCCCATGAGCTCGGTGGATCTCTCCGCGGGTCTCGCCAGCCCTTGAGAGGGCTGGGTGCGCTAAGGTGA
- a CDS encoding VIT1/CCC1 transporter family protein, which translates to MKKKPESSTGKNVAVRIWTEQWRLEMENARIYELLAKREPHSRRREIFQRLAEIERSHATRCREQLEKLGAKVPILWETGLRFWYGWRWSWTSPEQALLEMEARERKLAEDSAVGEDTRALLPHPSRQVWEQILKEERTHAGVVHALATQSETQRRLQGILRREPWHKRGGSWIADAVYGANDGLGAVFGIVSGMAGATGNQEHYVILSGLAGMLASSLSMGAGAYLAAKSQRELMEAEIAREKEELHTNPQEEKEELSLFYELQGLAPHQAQELAEKMSQQPEAFLEMMLQNELGLTMSQLPNPWVSCFSALLSTASGAFVPLVPFFFLPGVLAVATSFAVSIVAHFAIGAAKSLLTLRSWWASGLEMTLVGILEAVVTYFLGKWFGNLD; encoded by the coding sequence ATGAAGAAAAAGCCTGAGTCGAGCACCGGCAAGAACGTTGCGGTCAGGATTTGGACGGAACAATGGCGTTTGGAAATGGAAAATGCCCGGATCTACGAGCTTCTCGCCAAGCGAGAGCCTCATTCCCGGAGGCGGGAAATCTTCCAGCGACTTGCCGAAATTGAGCGGTCGCATGCAACGCGGTGTCGAGAACAATTGGAAAAACTGGGTGCGAAGGTACCCATTCTTTGGGAAACGGGGCTCCGCTTCTGGTATGGCTGGCGGTGGAGTTGGACTAGCCCGGAGCAAGCCTTGCTTGAAATGGAAGCTCGGGAACGAAAACTGGCAGAGGACTCGGCCGTTGGGGAAGATACGCGAGCTTTGTTACCCCACCCGTCGCGGCAGGTATGGGAACAGATCCTCAAGGAGGAGCGTACCCATGCTGGCGTCGTACATGCCCTGGCCACCCAGAGCGAAACTCAACGGCGGTTGCAAGGGATTCTCCGGCGGGAACCCTGGCACAAAAGAGGGGGTAGCTGGATTGCCGATGCGGTCTATGGAGCCAACGACGGTTTGGGGGCGGTCTTTGGAATCGTTTCCGGTATGGCCGGGGCGACGGGCAACCAGGAGCATTATGTGATTCTTTCGGGACTGGCTGGTATGCTGGCTTCCAGCTTGTCCATGGGGGCAGGCGCCTACCTTGCGGCCAAGAGCCAGCGCGAACTCATGGAGGCAGAAATTGCAAGGGAAAAGGAGGAGCTGCACACCAACCCCCAAGAGGAAAAAGAAGAGCTCAGTCTTTTTTACGAGCTTCAAGGCCTGGCTCCCCACCAGGCCCAAGAACTGGCCGAAAAGATGTCCCAGCAGCCGGAAGCTTTTCTAGAAATGATGCTCCAAAATGAGCTCGGACTGACAATGTCCCAACTTCCCAACCCATGGGTGTCATGCTTTTCAGCCCTTCTTTCCACAGCTTCGGGAGCCTTTGTGCCGCTAGTCCCGTTTTTCTTTCTTCCTGGTGTCCTTGCAGTAGCGACTTCCTTTGCGGTCAGCATCGTCGCTCACTTTGCTATCGGTGCCGCCAAAAGCCTGCTCACCCTCCGATCCTGGTGGGCAAGTGGTCTGGAGATGACCCTTGTCGGCATTCTTGAGGCAGTCGTCACCTATTTCCTTGGAAAATGGTTTGGGAACCTGGACTAG